The Mucilaginibacter gracilis genomic interval GTATTGAATGGTGGTCAGGGCAGTTATTTTACTTAACGTCCTTGTCTTAAACCCCTCAAAAGTTTTGGCATAATTTCTTCTGATCATAAACTGATCGCACAGTTGCGAAAATAGCGTTTCAATCCTTTTCCTTGATTTTTTGAATAGGTATGGATACGGTTTGAATTTCTTTTGATTGTTTCTCATCGGGGTTTCCAATCTAATGTTTACAGATTCAAAAAGATTGACCTGTACCTCTGCGGACAAATAGCCTTTGTCTCCAAGTAGCACGCAATCAGTCATTTGTTGTTGTATATCTTTCAGGTAATGTATGTCATGTACGGAAGCAGGGCTTAGGTCAAAGTTCTCAAAAACACCATCTACTGAACAAACTGCATGCAGTTTGTATCCATAATACCTCGAACTTTGCGCAGCACAAAAACCATGGTTTGGAAAAGCGTATTCCTGTTCTTTGCAGATTTTACTTCTTGCTGCACGGGCATTTTTACATACCTCTAAAGGCATTGAATCGACAATGAAACAGTCCTGGACAGCGTTCAGTTTCTGAACAAGCTTTTTTCTCACCTCATTTATGTGCGGGAACAATTTTCTTTTTCTCTTATTGTAAACACTTCGTTCGATCAAGATATCAAGCGGGGTACCTTTCAGGTTTCTAAATAACTGATATTCAGAATCTATTCCACAATATTCAGCGGTCAAATTTAACGTAATTAACTCTAAATCAGACAGTCTTGGCCTTACTGGTTTGTAATAAAAGTCCTCTTTTATTGACAGTTTCCTAAACTCTTCTAAAATAAAAGTGTAATTTTGAATCAAGTTGTTCATGTTTGTAATTGATTGTCAGTCAATACAATATACCATTTATTGGCGAAATGAACAACTTTCTTTATAATGCACTACGGGTTAATTATATTTATATCATGACTACAATGACACTACAGGTTCCCGATTCCCTTGAAAAAGAGCATCAGGAAACCGTGCGTTTTATTGCCGCCAAATTATACGAGGCGGGCAAACTGTCTTTTGGGCAAGCTGCCGAAATGTGTGACATGAGTAAATGGGACTTTCCCGCTGTACCGGCTCAATTTGATGTGAACTATATTTCAGTATAGTTATGACGATGTGATGGCTGATGTTGTAAGAATCGGCAGGTAGCGTTCAGTTCGCAATTGCCACATAACTATCAATTCTAAAAAAATCATTGCTGCTTTTTTGAATTTTATGTATTTTTGAATGTGGCTACTACAAAATCACATAAAACCAAGAACAAGCAGATTGAAGTTGCTGAAAATCCTTTCATCAAGCTGATTACTGATAAGGAGGAGATTTCGAAAGCTATTCAAGAGGGTAAACCGCTAAGTACCCTTAAAGGGATTCGCTTTGTTAAGCCTATATAAAATATACCCAGAGAAAGAAGGTTATAGGTTTACAACCACAAATGGTGATGAATATTATGCATATTTCACACCGTTCACCCTTCAAACGCCATATCACACAACTACAGACATCGTAAGTTTCGGTTTTGAATGCAAACGACGTAATGCTCAAACTAAACCATTATATGATGAATGCACGGCAAGAACCATCGTTCACATCATAAATAATTACTTTAAACTTAATGGTGACAATGCTTTACTTTATATATGTTTAAATAACGATGATTTTGCCCGGCACCGAAACTTAATTTTTGGCAAATGGTTTAACGAATTTGGACGTGGATACGAACGTCACAAATCTGACGCGATAACCGGTGAAATGAATTTTTATAGTTCCATTCTCATAAAAGAAGATAATCCGGAAAAAATCAAATTAATAGAGGCTTTTTATTTTACTATTAATTACTGGTTTCCCAATGAATAAATAATATACAAATCTGTGAAACAAAAAATACTAATTGTTGACGACTTGCACGTTGTTTTTATTGAGCGTGCCGAGGCTTTGGGCTACGAATGTAATTACCAGCCTCAATATACTTTAGAAGATACTTTAAAGGTACTGCCCGAGTACGAAGGTTTGATGGTTCGCTCCAAATTCCAGGTGAATAAGGCGGTGTTTGATGCAGCCGCCAAGCTCAAATTCATTTGCAGGGCCGGCGCCGGGATGGATAATATTGATGAGGATTACGCCAAACAAAAAGGCATCCACTTAATAAACGCGCCCGAAGGCAATATGGATGCCGTGGGCGAACATGCTATTGGGATGCTTTTGGCATTGATGAATAACCTTAACCACGCCGATGCCGAAGTGCGCAATGGTTTATGGAAACGGGAAGCTAACCGCGGCCACGAGTTAAAGGGCCGCATTGTTGGTATTATTGGCTATGGCTTTATGGGGCAAAGCTTCGCCAAAAGGCTACAGGGTTTTGGTGTTGAGGTTATAGCTTACGATAAATACAAAACTGGCTTTAGCGATAGGTACGCCCGCGAGGTAAGCATGGAAGAAATTGTGCGCCAAAGCGATGTACTAAGCTTCCATGTACCGCTGACCAGGGAAACGCAGTATATGTTTAATGACGAATTTCTGTTCCACTTCCGCAAGCCTATTTATCTCATCAATACCTCGCGTGGCAAGGTGGTGCAAACTAAAGCGGTTTTAAACGGCCTGCAGAGCGGAAAAATTTTAGGCGCTTGCTTGGACGTATTGGAAGTCGAAAAATTTCCGGCGCTGGGTGAGCAGGACTGGTATGCCGAATTGAAACAAAACGAGAAAGTGATTTTAACGCCGCATGTTGCGGGCTGGACCTTTGAATCGTACCGAAAGATAAGCGAGGTGATGGCTGATAAGTTAAAAGAATTAACCAATCAGTAACTGGTAGGTTATGTACTTGTTAAAAAATCTTAAAAAATAGCTATCCAAATTAAAAGATTTGGAATTGTAAACTTAATTCCATTATCTTCGTTTTATACTTAAACAAGACTATGTAGGCCGCGCCCATATAGTCTTGTTTGTTTTTAATAACCTTGGGATGTCCTTCTGATTATTAGGGAGGGCTATTTTTTTTAGGTATCGTTCAGTAATAAAATTATAATTTAATACGTGAGTTATGGCAGATGTAGCATACTACACCAAAGAAGGTTTAGAAAAATTAAAAGAAGAA includes:
- a CDS encoding IS982 family transposase, with amino-acid sequence MNNLIQNYTFILEEFRKLSIKEDFYYKPVRPRLSDLELITLNLTAEYCGIDSEYQLFRNLKGTPLDILIERSVYNKRKRKLFPHINEVRKKLVQKLNAVQDCFIVDSMPLEVCKNARAARSKICKEQEYAFPNHGFCAAQSSRYYGYKLHAVCSVDGVFENFDLSPASVHDIHYLKDIQQQMTDCVLLGDKGYLSAEVQVNLFESVNIRLETPMRNNQKKFKPYPYLFKKSRKRIETLFSQLCDQFMIRRNYAKTFEGFKTRTLSKITALTTIQYLNKFIFKRNMNHIKINLV
- a CDS encoding 2-hydroxyacid dehydrogenase, translated to MKQKILIVDDLHVVFIERAEALGYECNYQPQYTLEDTLKVLPEYEGLMVRSKFQVNKAVFDAAAKLKFICRAGAGMDNIDEDYAKQKGIHLINAPEGNMDAVGEHAIGMLLALMNNLNHADAEVRNGLWKREANRGHELKGRIVGIIGYGFMGQSFAKRLQGFGVEVIAYDKYKTGFSDRYAREVSMEEIVRQSDVLSFHVPLTRETQYMFNDEFLFHFRKPIYLINTSRGKVVQTKAVLNGLQSGKILGACLDVLEVEKFPALGEQDWYAELKQNEKVILTPHVAGWTFESYRKISEVMADKLKELTNQ
- a CDS encoding UPF0175 family protein, whose translation is MTTMTLQVPDSLEKEHQETVRFIAAKLYEAGKLSFGQAAEMCDMSKWDFPAVPAQFDVNYISV
- a CDS encoding DUF6169 family protein, which produces MLSLYKIYPEKEGYRFTTTNGDEYYAYFTPFTLQTPYHTTTDIVSFGFECKRRNAQTKPLYDECTARTIVHIINNYFKLNGDNALLYICLNNDDFARHRNLIFGKWFNEFGRGYERHKSDAITGEMNFYSSILIKEDNPEKIKLIEAFYFTINYWFPNE